A genomic region of Streptomyces sp. NBC_00237 contains the following coding sequences:
- the pstA gene encoding phosphate ABC transporter permease PstA encodes MSQATMTQDTVPAPAPRTSTLAGKSLPRWSPIGFAAASIALAVGLGTVAGWQSKMQWGLLAALFFVVLTYTASTAVEGKRQAKDRVATSVMWVCFILAVVPLASLLGTTVGRGVKALDGYFLTHSMAGVPGFEAGGGVYHALIGTIEQVGLATVFAAPVGLLTAVYLVEYGRGALAKAVTFFVDVMTGIPSIVAGLFLLSIMLMFKLQPSGFMGALALAILMVPVVVRSTEEMLKLVPNELREASLALGVPKWRTILKVVLPTAIGGITTGVMLAIARIAGETAPIMLLVFGTQLINSNPFDGAQSSLPFYIWEQYRVGSDASYDRAWAAALVLIAFVMILNLVARGIARWKAPKTGR; translated from the coding sequence ATGAGCCAGGCAACGATGACCCAGGACACCGTCCCCGCCCCCGCTCCCCGTACGAGCACCCTGGCGGGCAAGAGCCTGCCGCGCTGGTCCCCGATCGGCTTCGCCGCCGCCTCGATCGCCCTGGCCGTCGGCCTCGGCACGGTCGCCGGATGGCAGAGCAAGATGCAGTGGGGCCTGCTGGCCGCCCTCTTCTTCGTGGTGCTGACCTACACGGCCTCCACCGCCGTGGAGGGCAAGCGCCAGGCCAAGGACCGCGTCGCCACCAGCGTCATGTGGGTCTGCTTCATCCTGGCGGTCGTCCCGCTGGCCTCCCTGCTGGGGACGACGGTCGGCCGGGGCGTCAAGGCCCTCGACGGCTACTTCCTCACCCACTCGATGGCGGGCGTGCCCGGCTTCGAAGCGGGCGGCGGCGTCTACCACGCACTGATCGGCACCATCGAGCAGGTCGGCCTGGCCACCGTGTTCGCCGCCCCGGTCGGCCTGCTGACGGCCGTCTACCTGGTCGAGTACGGCCGGGGCGCGCTCGCCAAGGCCGTGACCTTCTTCGTCGACGTGATGACCGGCATCCCCTCGATCGTGGCGGGCCTCTTCCTGCTCTCGATCATGCTGATGTTCAAGCTCCAGCCCTCCGGCTTCATGGGTGCCCTGGCGCTCGCGATCCTGATGGTCCCGGTGGTCGTCCGCTCCACCGAGGAAATGCTGAAGCTGGTGCCGAACGAGTTGCGCGAGGCATCCCTCGCCCTCGGCGTACCGAAGTGGCGCACGATCCTGAAGGTGGTCCTGCCGACCGCCATCGGCGGCATCACCACCGGCGTCATGCTGGCCATCGCCCGCATCGCCGGTGAGACCGCCCCGATCATGCTGCTGGTCTTCGGCACCCAGCTCATCAACTCCAACCCCTTCGACGGCGCCCAGTCCTCGCTCCCCTTCTACATCTGGGAGCAGTACCGGGTGGGCAGCGACGCGTCGTACGACCGCGCCTGGGCGGCGGCGCTCGTCCTCATCGCCTTCGTCATGATCCTCAACCTGGTGGCCCGCGGCATCGCCCGCTGGAAGGCCCCCAAGACCGGTCGCTGA
- the pstC gene encoding phosphate ABC transporter permease subunit PstC produces the protein MTTTVVPPDSPPSPPPPPATEAKSATRPGDKIFRGLSRGSGILLLVVMASIAAFLTFRAVIAISGNEGNFLTTFEWNPAGNPPVFGIAVLLYGTVISSIIAMVIAVPIAVGIALFISHYAPRKLASPLAYVVDLLAAVPSIIYGIWGALFLVPYLDGLNSWLDTYFGWTVIFAKTEIGAARNLFTVGILLAIMILPIITSVSREVFLQVPKMNEEAALALGATRWEVIRMSVLPFGRSGVISASMLGLGRALGETMAVATVLSPSFLLSGHLLDAGGGTFAQNIAAKFDEANEYGRDALIASGLVLFILTLLVNGAARLIIARRKEYSGANA, from the coding sequence ATGACCACCACCGTCGTGCCCCCAGACTCCCCACCCTCGCCCCCGCCGCCGCCCGCCACCGAGGCGAAGAGCGCGACGCGTCCGGGCGACAAGATCTTCCGCGGACTCTCCCGCGGCTCCGGCATCCTGCTGCTGGTCGTCATGGCGTCCATCGCCGCCTTCCTGACCTTCCGCGCAGTGATCGCCATCTCCGGCAACGAGGGCAACTTCCTCACCACCTTCGAGTGGAACCCCGCCGGGAACCCGCCGGTCTTCGGCATCGCCGTACTCCTCTACGGCACCGTGATCAGCTCGATCATCGCCATGGTGATCGCGGTCCCGATCGCCGTCGGCATCGCGCTGTTCATCTCGCACTACGCGCCGCGCAAGCTGGCCTCGCCCCTCGCCTACGTGGTCGACCTGCTGGCCGCCGTGCCGTCGATCATCTACGGCATCTGGGGCGCCCTCTTCCTCGTCCCGTACCTCGACGGACTGAACTCCTGGCTGGACACCTACTTCGGCTGGACGGTCATCTTCGCGAAGACCGAGATCGGCGCCGCCCGGAACCTCTTCACCGTCGGCATCCTGCTCGCGATCATGATCCTGCCGATCATCACCAGCGTCAGCCGCGAGGTCTTCCTCCAGGTCCCGAAGATGAACGAGGAGGCCGCCCTCGCACTGGGCGCCACCCGCTGGGAAGTCATCCGGATGTCGGTGCTCCCCTTCGGCCGCTCCGGCGTGATCAGCGCCTCGATGCTGGGCCTGGGCCGCGCGCTCGGCGAGACGATGGCCGTCGCCACCGTCCTGTCCCCCAGCTTCCTGCTCTCCGGCCACCTGCTGGACGCGGGCGGCGGCACCTTCGCGCAGAACATCGCCGCGAAGTTCGACGAGGCCAACGAGTACGGGCGCGACGCGCTCATCGCCTCCGGTCTCGTCCTCTTCATCCTCACCCTGCTCGTCAACGGCGCGGCGCGCCTGATCATCGCCCGCCGCAAGGAGTACTCGGGGGCCAACGCATGA
- the pstS gene encoding phosphate ABC transporter substrate-binding protein PstS translates to MKLPRKNRLRASAFGALAVSGALLLTACGSDNNTGTTGGTGGNTAAKNVKCDGAKGKLLAAGSSAQKNAMDLWVKNYMAACEGVEINYKSSSSGEGITSFTQGVVGFAGSDSALKPEEVAASKKVCASGQGVNLPMVGGPIAIGYNLPEVKDFVVDAPTLAKIFDDKIKKWNDPALVKLNPGAKLPDKAIQTVHRSGDSGTTQNLGKYLGKAAASDWKYEAEKAWPAKGGQGANGSAGVAAQVKQVEGSIGYFELSYATSQSIPTAKLNTGASAPVAANAENASKAIAAAKIKGTGKDLALSLDYATKAEGAYPIVLVTYEIVCDSGNKPETLGNVKSFLGYTASDEGQKILSENGYAPIPAEINAKVREIVAGLK, encoded by the coding sequence ATGAAGCTCCCGCGCAAGAACCGGCTCCGCGCCTCCGCATTCGGCGCCCTCGCCGTCTCCGGCGCCCTGCTCCTCACGGCGTGCGGCTCGGACAACAACACCGGCACGACCGGCGGCACCGGTGGCAACACCGCCGCCAAGAACGTCAAGTGCGACGGCGCCAAGGGCAAGCTCCTCGCCGCCGGCTCCTCCGCGCAGAAGAACGCCATGGACCTCTGGGTCAAGAACTACATGGCCGCCTGCGAGGGCGTGGAGATCAACTACAAGTCCTCCTCCTCCGGTGAGGGCATCACCAGCTTCACCCAGGGCGTCGTCGGCTTCGCCGGTTCCGACTCCGCGCTGAAGCCGGAAGAGGTCGCCGCCTCCAAGAAGGTCTGCGCCTCCGGCCAGGGCGTCAACCTGCCGATGGTCGGCGGCCCGATCGCCATCGGCTACAACCTCCCCGAGGTCAAGGACTTCGTCGTCGACGCGCCGACCCTCGCCAAGATCTTCGACGACAAGATCAAGAAGTGGAACGACCCGGCCCTCGTCAAGCTGAACCCGGGCGCCAAGCTGCCCGACAAGGCGATCCAGACGGTCCACCGCTCCGGTGACTCCGGCACCACCCAGAACCTCGGCAAGTACCTGGGCAAGGCCGCCGCGAGCGACTGGAAGTACGAGGCCGAGAAGGCGTGGCCCGCCAAGGGCGGCCAGGGTGCGAACGGTTCCGCCGGTGTCGCCGCCCAGGTCAAGCAGGTCGAGGGCTCCATCGGCTACTTCGAGCTGAGCTACGCCACCTCGCAGTCCATCCCGACCGCGAAGCTGAACACGGGCGCCTCCGCCCCGGTCGCCGCCAACGCCGAGAACGCCTCCAAGGCCATCGCCGCCGCCAAGATCAAGGGCACCGGCAAGGACCTGGCGCTCAGCCTCGACTACGCGACCAAGGCCGAGGGTGCCTACCCGATCGTCCTGGTCACGTACGAGATCGTCTGCGACAGCGGCAACAAGCCGGAGACCCTCGGCAACGTGAAGTCCTTCCTGGGCTACACCGCCTCCGACGAGGGCCAGAAGATCCTCTCCGAGAACGGCTACGCGCCGATCCCGGCCGAGATCAACGCCAAGGTCCGCGAGATCGTCGCCGGCCTGAAGTAG
- a CDS encoding NUDIX hydrolase produces MSDGSGRTVLAAGCVLWRRAPYDGGIEVCLVHRPRYDDWSFPKGKLKRGEDPLSGALREVLEETGFHCRPGARLPTVRYVANGRPKEVSYWEAEATHGSFTPNAEVDRLLWLSPVAAANRLTQRRDRSLLPPLLTTLHAA; encoded by the coding sequence ATGAGCGACGGGTCCGGCAGGACGGTGCTGGCGGCGGGGTGCGTGCTGTGGCGGCGTGCTCCGTACGACGGGGGGATCGAGGTGTGCCTCGTGCACCGGCCCCGCTACGACGACTGGTCCTTCCCCAAGGGGAAGCTGAAGCGGGGCGAGGACCCTCTGTCCGGGGCGCTGCGGGAGGTCCTGGAGGAGACGGGGTTCCACTGCCGTCCCGGGGCGCGGCTGCCCACGGTGCGGTACGTCGCGAACGGGCGGCCGAAGGAGGTCTCGTACTGGGAGGCCGAGGCGACCCACGGCTCCTTCACCCCCAACGCCGAGGTGGACCGCCTCCTCTGGCTCTCCCCGGTGGCCGCCGCCAACCGCCTCACCCAACGCCGCGACCGCTCCCTGCTCCCACCCCTCCTCACCACCCTCCACGCTGCCTAA
- a CDS encoding CHAD domain-containing protein has product MTGVGNGQALLAGHLHTHAAEFLRALRRHREGSDATDPVQAARSTLDMRRAARRIGGALHTFRPMTDQTWGDPLRAELAWLSGLLAREHACAARLSRLLEAMERLGAATGPVPGQREEAGAPSRESALGVARAAALLDRQLTLARTRAHSAALQALGSSRFHALADAVALLASDAPVVPGDPYEHAARATHRLAEAVAALPLGLAGRPYNAQAVHEGQDSPWHHVRLLLRLHRYAAEVTGGDTSALADAGRALDRHRDAAEAASAAAAAARTARIAPATAYALGVLHSSQRHEVEAARFAFQRQWRQAVVPG; this is encoded by the coding sequence GTGACCGGCGTCGGCAACGGCCAGGCCCTGCTCGCCGGTCATCTGCACACGCACGCCGCCGAGTTCCTGCGGGCGCTGCGACGGCACCGGGAGGGCTCGGACGCCACCGACCCGGTGCAGGCGGCGCGCTCCACGCTCGACATGCGGCGGGCGGCCCGCCGGATCGGGGGCGCGCTGCACACCTTCCGGCCGATGACCGACCAGACGTGGGGCGACCCGCTGCGGGCCGAACTCGCCTGGCTGAGCGGGCTGTTGGCGCGCGAACACGCGTGCGCGGCGCGGCTGAGCCGGTTGCTTGAGGCGATGGAGAGGCTGGGGGCGGCTACCGGTCCCGTACCGGGGCAGCGGGAGGAGGCGGGCGCGCCCTCCCGGGAGAGCGCGCTCGGCGTCGCCCGGGCCGCCGCCCTCCTGGACCGTCAGCTCACCCTGGCCCGCACCCGCGCCCACTCCGCGGCCCTCCAGGCCCTCGGCTCCTCCCGCTTCCACGCACTCGCGGACGCGGTGGCGCTGCTGGCGTCGGACGCCCCGGTGGTGCCCGGTGACCCGTACGAGCACGCGGCCCGCGCCACGCACCGGCTGGCCGAGGCGGTGGCCGCGCTGCCCCTGGGTCTTGCGGGCCGCCCGTACAACGCCCAAGCCGTCCACGAGGGCCAGGACTCCCCCTGGCACCACGTCCGCCTCCTGCTGCGTCTGCACCGGTACGCGGCGGAGGTGACGGGCGGCGACACCAGCGCCCTCGCCGACGCGGGCCGGGCCCTGGACCGGCACCGCGACGCGGCGGAAGCGGCCTCGGCCGCGGCGGCGGCCGCCCGTACGGCACGGATCGCACCCGCTACGGCGTACGCACTCGGGGTACTCCACTCCTCACAGCGCCACGAGGTCGAAGCGGCCCGCTTCGCCTTCCAGCGGCAGTGGCGGCAGGCGGTGGTTCCGGGATGA